In the Aliarcobacter cryaerophilus genome, one interval contains:
- the atpG gene encoding ATP synthase F1 subunit gamma: protein MANLKEIKIKINSVKNTQKTTKAMKLVSSAKLTRTRQLSEQSRSYANKINEVLSDIATRVSKVQDDGNIGRAFIQNSTPKTVDIVFVTADKGLCGGFNVATIKTVSKLINEYEAKGAKVRLRAAGKKGVEFFSFQGATLEQKAVELSSAPTYEKASNYIKLAVEDFKNELTDKVIIVYNGFLNMLTQEIRVKEILPVSLEKVEISETTSMLNIEPDDDDEVLKELTDKYIDFNMYYALIDSLAAEHSARMQAMEAASKNAKEKVNSLTVEYNKARQAAITTELIEIISGVEALK from the coding sequence ATGGCTAACTTAAAAGAGATAAAAATAAAAATAAATAGTGTTAAAAATACTCAGAAAACTACAAAAGCTATGAAGCTTGTATCTTCTGCAAAACTTACGAGAACTAGACAATTGTCTGAGCAATCAAGAAGTTATGCAAATAAGATAAATGAAGTACTTTCTGATATTGCAACACGAGTTAGCAAAGTTCAAGATGATGGAAATATTGGTAGAGCATTTATTCAAAACTCAACTCCAAAAACAGTTGATATTGTTTTTGTAACTGCCGATAAAGGACTTTGTGGTGGTTTTAATGTGGCAACAATTAAAACTGTTAGTAAGTTAATAAATGAATACGAAGCAAAAGGTGCAAAAGTAAGATTAAGAGCTGCTGGAAAAAAAGGAGTTGAATTCTTCTCATTTCAAGGTGCTACTCTTGAGCAAAAAGCTGTTGAGTTATCATCAGCTCCAACTTATGAAAAAGCATCTAATTACATAAAACTTGCTGTTGAAGATTTTAAAAATGAGCTTACTGATAAAGTAATAATTGTTTATAATGGTTTTTTAAATATGCTAACTCAAGAAATTAGAGTAAAAGAGATATTGCCAGTTAGTTTAGAAAAAGTTGAAATAAGTGAAACTACTTCTATGCTAAATATAGAACCAGATGATGATGATGAAGTTTTAAAAGAGTTAACTGATAAATATATTGATTTCAATATGTATTATGCACTTATAGACTCATTAGCAGCTGAACACAGTGCTAGAATGCAGGCTATGGAAGCTGCAAGTAAAAATGCAAAAGAGAAAGTAAATAGTTTAACAGTTGAATACAATAAAGCTAGACAAGCAGCAATTACAACAGAGCTAATAGAGATTATTAGTGGTGTTGAAGCATTAAAATAA
- the atpA gene encoding F0F1 ATP synthase subunit alpha, with protein MGAKIQADEISSIIKERIDNFELNVDVNETGKIISYADGIAQVYGLKNVMAGEMVEFENGEKGMAANLEESSVGIVVLGKGTGLREGTSCKRLGELLEVPVGEALVGRVVNALGEPIDGKGAINSTETRYVEEKAPGIMSRKSVHEPLQTGIKAIDALVPIGRGQRELIIGDRQTGKTTVAIDTILNQKGENVICIYVAIGQKSSSVASVVRTLEEAGAMDYTIVVNASASDSSTLQFLAPYTGVTMGEFFRDNGKHALIIYDDLSKHAVAYREMSLILRRPPGREAYPGDVFYLHSRLLERAAKMSDEKGAGSMTALPIIETQAGDVAAYIPTNVISITDGQIFLETNLFNSGIRPAINVGLSVSRVGGAAQIKATKQVAGTLKLSLAQYRELEAFAQFASDLDEATRRELELGQRMVEVLKQGVNKPLVIEKQVVIIYAGTKGYLNDVAVKDVVRFENELHAFIEQKYSNILDAIKSSQKIDDNTEAQLKAALEEFKTVFNAN; from the coding sequence ATGGGTGCAAAAATTCAAGCAGATGAAATCAGTTCGATTATTAAAGAGAGAATTGATAACTTTGAATTAAATGTAGATGTAAACGAAACTGGTAAGATTATATCTTATGCAGATGGTATTGCTCAAGTTTACGGTCTTAAGAATGTTATGGCTGGTGAGATGGTTGAGTTTGAGAACGGTGAAAAAGGTATGGCTGCAAACTTAGAAGAGTCTTCAGTTGGTATCGTTGTTCTTGGTAAAGGTACTGGTCTTAGAGAAGGAACTTCTTGTAAAAGATTGGGAGAACTTCTTGAGGTTCCAGTTGGTGAAGCACTAGTTGGTAGAGTTGTTAATGCTCTTGGTGAGCCAATTGATGGTAAAGGTGCAATTAATTCAACTGAAACAAGATATGTTGAAGAAAAAGCTCCTGGAATTATGTCAAGAAAATCTGTTCATGAGCCATTACAAACTGGTATTAAAGCTATTGATGCATTAGTTCCAATTGGAAGAGGGCAAAGAGAGCTTATTATTGGTGATAGACAAACTGGTAAGACAACTGTTGCTATTGATACAATTCTTAACCAAAAAGGTGAAAATGTTATTTGTATTTATGTTGCAATTGGACAAAAATCATCTTCTGTTGCTTCAGTTGTAAGAACACTTGAAGAAGCTGGAGCTATGGATTATACAATTGTTGTAAATGCATCAGCTTCTGATTCATCAACATTACAATTCCTTGCACCATATACAGGTGTTACTATGGGTGAATTTTTCAGAGATAATGGTAAACATGCACTAATTATTTATGATGATTTATCAAAACATGCAGTTGCATATAGAGAGATGTCATTAATTTTAAGAAGACCTCCAGGAAGAGAAGCATACCCAGGAGACGTATTCTACCTACACTCAAGATTACTTGAGAGAGCTGCAAAAATGAGTGATGAAAAAGGTGCTGGTTCTATGACTGCATTACCAATTATTGAAACTCAAGCTGGAGACGTTGCTGCATATATTCCAACAAACGTAATTTCTATTACTGATGGACAAATATTCTTAGAAACAAACCTATTTAACTCAGGTATTAGACCTGCAATTAACGTTGGTTTATCAGTTTCAAGAGTTGGAGGAGCTGCTCAAATTAAAGCTACAAAACAAGTTGCTGGTACATTAAAACTATCTCTTGCACAATATAGAGAACTTGAAGCGTTTGCACAATTCGCATCAGATCTAGATGAAGCAACAAGAAGAGAGTTAGAACTTGGACAAAGAATGGTTGAAGTTTTAAAACAAGGTGTTAATAAACCACTTGTTATTGAAAAACAAGTTGTAATTATTTATGCAGGTACTAAAGGGTACTTAAATGATGTTGCGGTTAAAGATGTTGTAAGATTTGAAAATGAATTACATGCATTTATTGAGCAAAAATATTCAAATATTTTAGATGCAATTAAGTCAAGTCAAAAAATTGATGATAATACAGAGGCACAATTAAAAGCTGCATTAGAAGAGTTTAAAACTGTATTTAATGCAAACTAA
- a CDS encoding F0F1 ATP synthase subunit delta, which yields MKDLVAKRYVKALVDGRDLNSVALISEKLNEVSKAFKSDKFNSILSSSDINEVEKTKFILSMIDKADKSLENFIKLLGEKRRLNIIPEIAFELKTQIAKMNSSYVGTVYTNKELSNSYISSIEEQFSKKFNVKLSLSQNVCDYDGIKVDIDGLGVEISFSKDRLRTQLINHILKAV from the coding sequence ATGAAAGATTTAGTAGCAAAACGATATGTGAAAGCTTTGGTTGATGGAAGAGATTTAAATAGCGTTGCTTTGATTTCTGAGAAATTAAACGAAGTTTCAAAAGCTTTCAAAAGTGATAAATTTAACTCTATATTGTCATCTTCTGATATAAATGAAGTTGAAAAAACTAAATTTATTTTATCTATGATTGATAAAGCAGATAAAAGTTTGGAAAACTTTATTAAATTACTTGGTGAAAAAAGAAGATTAAATATTATTCCTGAAATAGCTTTTGAGTTAAAAACTCAAATTGCAAAGATGAATAGTAGTTATGTTGGAACTGTTTATACAAATAAAGAGTTATCAAATAGTTATATATCTTCTATAGAAGAACAATTTAGTAAAAAATTTAATGTAAAACTTTCATTATCGCAAAATGTGTGTGATTATGATGGTATTAAAGTTGATATAGATGGGCTAGGTGTTGAAATATCTTTTTCTAAAGATAGATTAAGAACTCAGCTAATTAATCATATTTTAAAAGCAGTTTAG
- a CDS encoding F0F1 ATP synthase subunit B, translating into MKRVLLLLAMAMVPVALFASEGAETNYDIVQRTVNFIIFAAILWYLLADKIKAFFANRTLGIQSELDKVQDSLKASKDRVAEAQKKLDDAKKISAEIIESAKSDIENIKQKVSASVDADIANLSKNLDEMIKVEISKAKKQVVAEILDELLNSENIKLSQDELVNIVLKRVA; encoded by the coding sequence ATGAAAAGAGTACTATTACTATTAGCTATGGCTATGGTTCCAGTTGCATTATTTGCAAGCGAAGGTGCGGAAACGAACTACGATATAGTTCAAAGAACCGTTAATTTTATTATATTTGCTGCGATTTTATGGTATTTACTTGCTGACAAAATTAAAGCATTTTTTGCTAATAGAACTTTGGGAATTCAATCTGAACTAGATAAAGTTCAAGATAGTTTAAAAGCTTCTAAAGATAGAGTTGCTGAAGCTCAAAAAAAATTAGATGATGCAAAAAAGATTTCTGCTGAAATAATCGAAAGTGCAAAGTCTGATATTGAAAATATTAAACAAAAAGTTTCAGCATCTGTAGATGCAGATATCGCAAATTTAAGTAAAAATTTAGATGAGATGATAAAAGTTGAAATTTCTAAAGCTAAGAAACAAGTTGTTGCTGAAATACTTGATGAGCTGTTGAATTCAGAAAATATTAAACTATCTCAAGATGAGTTAGTAAATATTGTTCTTAAAAGGGTAGCATAA
- a CDS encoding ATP synthase F0 subunit B' codes for MLDISPVLLLSSGIIFLLVVARLNSCLFKPILQHMDERSAQIKKDLEDSKSNSADVDGFLAEANDLLSKAKREAAAIREQAYKEAKDSADVKLASAKLNLEAKSAEFAKSLQDETKALKASLLSSMPQFNESLKSKLSSI; via the coding sequence ATGTTAGACATAAGTCCTGTACTATTGCTTAGTTCTGGTATCATCTTTCTTTTAGTGGTTGCTAGGCTAAACAGTTGTCTTTTCAAACCTATACTTCAACATATGGATGAAAGATCTGCTCAAATCAAAAAAGATTTGGAAGATTCAAAATCAAATAGTGCTGATGTAGATGGTTTTTTAGCAGAAGCAAATGATTTGCTTTCAAAAGCTAAAAGAGAAGCAGCTGCAATTAGAGAGCAAGCTTATAAGGAAGCAAAAGATAGTGCTGATGTTAAACTTGCAAGTGCTAAATTAAATTTAGAAGCAAAATCTGCTGAATTTGCTAAAAGTTTACAAGATGAGACGAAAGCATTAAAAGCCTCTTTATTGTCATCAATGCCACAATTTAACGAAAGCTTAAAATCTAAGCTTAGTTCAATATAG
- a CDS encoding ParB/RepB/Spo0J family partition protein, with protein MALGRGLGELLGEVETAYGKSSGNSNSGVNKIEVSLIKPNPNQPRKIFDEEKLQELSASIKEHGLLQPIVVVEDEDGTYTLVAGERRLRAHKLANIEEIKAIIVDKDEFKLRELALIENIQRDDLNIIELAFCYAQLLNEHNITHEELSKKVFKSRTSITNTLRLLQLSSYVQQFLATDKISAGHAKMMIGLTTEDQKKICDTIIGQKLSVRDTEKLIKDLKEKDTPKPKKEKVTNSYNISNLKSFAEFLKNDKIKAKIDKNSIKIEFNSQEDIDKISSYFKIQ; from the coding sequence ATGGCATTAGGAAGAGGATTAGGAGAACTTTTAGGTGAAGTTGAGACAGCTTATGGTAAATCTAGTGGAAACTCAAATAGTGGAGTTAATAAAATTGAAGTATCTTTGATTAAACCAAATCCAAATCAGCCAAGAAAAATCTTTGATGAAGAGAAGCTTCAAGAGCTAAGCGCTTCTATAAAAGAGCATGGTCTTTTGCAACCAATTGTTGTTGTTGAAGATGAAGATGGAACTTATACTTTAGTTGCTGGAGAGAGAAGATTAAGAGCTCATAAGCTTGCAAATATTGAAGAGATAAAAGCAATTATAGTAGATAAAGATGAGTTTAAGCTAAGAGAGTTGGCTTTAATAGAAAATATTCAAAGAGATGATTTAAATATTATAGAGTTAGCTTTTTGTTATGCGCAACTACTAAATGAACACAATATCACTCATGAAGAGCTATCAAAAAAAGTTTTTAAAAGTCGAACTTCTATTACAAATACTTTAAGATTACTACAATTAAGCTCATATGTTCAACAATTTTTGGCTACAGATAAAATTAGTGCAGGTCATGCAAAAATGATGATAGGATTAACAACTGAAGATCAAAAAAAGATTTGCGATACTATTATTGGGCAAAAACTTTCTGTAAGAGATACAGAAAAATTAATAAAAGATTTAAAAGAGAAAGATACTCCAAAACCAAAAAAAGAAAAAGTTACGAATAGTTACAACATTAGTAATTTAAAATCATTTGCTGAGTTTTTAAAAAATGATAAAATCAAAGCTAAAATAGATAAAAATTCAATAAAAATTGAATTCAACTCTCAAGAAGATATAGATAAGATAAGTAGTTACTTTAAGATACAATAA
- a CDS encoding ParA family protein, translating into MTEIISIANQKGGVGKTTTAVNLSAALALDGKKVLLIDADPQANATTSLGFHRDTYEYNIYHVMLGTKELSEIILDSEIENLKVAPSNIGLVGIEKEFYKNTKERELVLKRKIDTVKADYDYIIIDSPPALGPITINTLGASTSVLIPIQCEFFALEGLAQLLNTIKLVKQTINKNLQIKGFLPTMYSAQNNLSKQVFADLAQHFENKLFKVDDDSYVVIPRNIKLAESPSFGKPIMLYDTTSIGTKAYTNLAKAIIG; encoded by the coding sequence ATGACAGAAATTATTTCAATAGCAAATCAAAAAGGCGGAGTAGGAAAAACTACAACTGCTGTAAATCTTAGTGCAGCCCTTGCTCTAGATGGGAAAAAAGTTCTTTTAATAGATGCTGATCCACAAGCAAATGCTACAACTTCTTTAGGTTTTCATAGAGATACATATGAATATAATATTTATCATGTAATGCTTGGAACAAAAGAGCTTTCAGAGATTATTTTGGACTCTGAAATAGAAAATTTGAAAGTTGCACCTTCAAATATAGGTCTTGTAGGAATAGAAAAAGAGTTTTATAAAAACACTAAAGAGCGTGAACTTGTATTAAAAAGGAAAATCGATACAGTTAAAGCCGATTATGATTACATAATAATTGATTCACCTCCAGCTTTAGGACCAATTACAATAAATACTTTGGGTGCTTCAACTTCTGTTTTAATACCAATTCAGTGTGAATTTTTTGCTTTAGAAGGTTTAGCACAGCTTTTAAATACAATAAAACTTGTAAAACAAACGATAAATAAAAATCTTCAAATAAAAGGTTTTTTACCAACTATGTATTCTGCTCAAAACAACTTATCGAAACAAGTTTTTGCAGATTTAGCACAACATTTTGAAAACAAGCTATTTAAAGTAGATGATGACTCGTATGTTGTAATTCCAAGAAATATTAAATTAGCGGAGAGTCCTAGTTTTGGTAAACCAATTATGCTTTATGATACTACATCTATTGGTACAAAAGCATATACAAACTTAGCAAAAGCAATTATTGGTTAA